The DNA sequence ACGACGTCTTTCTCCTCCCGACAATAAATCTCCTCGGTTCTTACGAACGTGTTCTAAACCAAATTCTTCTATTAAAGAATCTGCTTTTATTTTTCTTTCTTTCTTTGAAAGTTTGGTCATCTCCAACACTCCCACAATATTATCCTCAACTGATAATTTCCTGAATATAGAAGCTTCTTGAGCCAAATACCCGATTCCTTTTTGGGCCCTTTTATACATGGCATCTTTGGTTATGTTAATCTTATCCAAAAATACATTTCCTTGAGTAGGCTTGATTAAGCCTACAATCATATAAAAAGAAGTGGTTTTTCCGGCTCCATTAGGCCCTAACAATCCTACTATTTCTCCTTGTTTTACATTTAATGAAACATCTTTAACTACTCGTTTGTTTCCGTATGTTTTTATTAAATGTTCTCCTCGTAATATCATAATATCA is a window from the Apibacter sp. B3706 genome containing:
- the lptB gene encoding LPS export ABC transporter ATP-binding protein, whose product is MILRGEHLIKTYGNKRVVKDVSLNVKQGEIVGLLGPNGAGKTTSFYMIVGLIKPTQGNVFLDKINITKDAMYKRAQKGIGYLAQEASIFRKLSVEDNIVGVLEMTKLSKKERKIKADSLIEEFGLEHVRKNRGDLLSGGERRRCEIARCLATDPKFILLDEPFAGVDPIAVEDIQKVVRSLVNKNIGILITDHNVQQTLAITHRTYVMFEGNILKEGYPEELANDPIVRQVYLGENFRFEKI